One Mycobacterium kubicae genomic window carries:
- a CDS encoding Zn-ribbon domain-containing OB-fold protein, with product MRRPLEDGYFTMPNGDEQPRLIGSYSPAADKYFFPRRRRCPLTGGPVEDVLLSPTGELYAWTYVESAWMGKSRFGSTGDGHGVGQVDLPEGVRVQSILRGEMGDWEIGMPMQLEVYPLMTDADGTELCSFRFCPTRRGASR from the coding sequence ATGCGTCGACCACTTGAGGACGGCTACTTCACGATGCCCAACGGCGATGAGCAGCCGCGGTTGATCGGTTCCTATAGCCCTGCTGCCGACAAGTACTTCTTCCCCCGCCGCCGCCGCTGTCCGTTGACGGGCGGCCCGGTCGAGGATGTCCTGCTGTCACCAACCGGCGAACTGTACGCCTGGACCTACGTCGAGTCGGCGTGGATGGGCAAGTCCCGGTTCGGCTCCACAGGCGACGGGCACGGTGTCGGCCAAGTTGACCTACCGGAGGGCGTGCGCGTGCAATCCATCCTGCGTGGCGAGATGGGCGACTGGGAGATCGGCATGCCCATGCAGCTTGAGGTCTACCCCCTCATGACCGATGCCGATGGCACTGAGCTGTGCTCGTTCCGCTTTTGCCCTACTCGACGGGGGGCATCTCGGTGA
- a CDS encoding class I adenylate-forming enzyme family protein yields the protein MAVIDLLRQAVEDRPDKTAVIAEDGAATFRELDAASSRVAQQLHAAGVSRGHKVAMLLANDQAMHFNAVYFGIHKLGAVPVPLNTRWAAPEKLFVLEHSDAVAVITGLAHREVLVALAEGESVEIGGRPGSFQLEHFFVTGSEALDGFTPLGDVVGAGSADVPLLEPSLSADDPADLLYTSGTTGMPRGVLVPEGNLADEPGQASLGQLLGAMFGESLLHAVPLFGFTGCHGLMLLSIRAGVTQIVLPRFDPEQLLAAIERYRATSIMGVPTMLNLAMKHPTVGDHDYSSLQLVFFGAAPIQPDTVRKMRQVWPGAKMLNAYSLTEAGAGAACILGPDPDDILARPGSVGRPVGCEVVVVDDYDNPLPPGKVGEICFKSKIARRSYYKGEQPTAELWSGGLLHTGDVGYVADDGYVYLTERKKDMILRGGYNIFAIEVERVLLEMPEVLEAAVIAVPHSDLGEDLLAVIAPKPGFSGGEGELTAERINQFCRQHLADYKCPRHMVVVDELPKNAMAKVMKNELRQRFRDHLFDQGAENK from the coding sequence ATGGCCGTGATCGACCTGCTGCGCCAAGCGGTAGAGGACCGACCGGACAAGACCGCCGTCATCGCCGAGGACGGCGCGGCCACTTTCCGCGAGCTCGACGCTGCCAGCAGCCGGGTCGCCCAGCAATTGCACGCCGCTGGGGTGAGCCGCGGTCACAAGGTGGCGATGCTGCTCGCCAACGACCAAGCGATGCATTTCAATGCAGTGTATTTCGGCATCCACAAACTTGGTGCCGTGCCGGTGCCGCTCAATACCCGGTGGGCAGCGCCGGAAAAGCTGTTCGTGCTTGAGCACAGCGACGCCGTGGCGGTGATCACCGGTCTCGCCCACCGGGAGGTTCTGGTTGCGCTTGCCGAAGGCGAATCTGTCGAGATCGGCGGCCGTCCCGGTAGCTTCCAACTTGAGCACTTCTTCGTGACCGGCAGCGAGGCGCTGGATGGATTCACCCCCCTGGGCGACGTGGTGGGCGCGGGCTCTGCGGACGTGCCGCTCCTCGAGCCTTCCCTGAGCGCCGACGACCCGGCGGATCTGCTCTATACGTCCGGCACCACCGGGATGCCCAGGGGCGTGCTGGTGCCCGAGGGCAACCTCGCCGACGAGCCCGGCCAGGCGAGCCTCGGGCAGCTTCTCGGCGCGATGTTCGGCGAGAGCCTGCTTCATGCGGTGCCCTTGTTCGGTTTCACGGGCTGCCATGGCCTGATGCTGCTAAGCATTCGTGCCGGGGTCACGCAGATCGTGTTGCCGCGTTTTGATCCCGAGCAGTTGCTCGCGGCGATCGAGCGCTACCGCGCCACGTCGATCATGGGTGTGCCGACAATGCTGAATTTGGCCATGAAGCACCCCACGGTGGGTGATCACGACTACAGCTCGCTGCAGCTCGTGTTTTTCGGGGCGGCGCCGATCCAGCCCGACACCGTGCGCAAAATGCGGCAGGTGTGGCCCGGAGCGAAGATGCTGAACGCTTACAGCCTCACCGAGGCCGGTGCCGGCGCGGCCTGCATCCTCGGTCCCGACCCAGATGACATCCTTGCCCGGCCGGGCTCGGTTGGCAGGCCCGTAGGATGCGAGGTTGTCGTCGTTGATGACTACGATAACCCACTCCCCCCAGGCAAGGTCGGCGAGATCTGCTTTAAGTCGAAGATAGCTCGGCGCAGCTACTACAAGGGGGAGCAGCCCACCGCGGAACTTTGGAGCGGTGGACTGTTGCACACCGGCGACGTGGGTTATGTCGCTGACGATGGCTACGTCTATCTGACCGAGCGCAAAAAAGACATGATCCTGCGCGGCGGCTACAACATCTTCGCCATCGAGGTCGAGCGCGTGCTGCTCGAGATGCCCGAGGTGCTCGAGGCCGCAGTCATCGCGGTGCCGCATTCGGACCTCGGTGAGGATCTCCTAGCGGTGATCGCGCCCAAGCCCGGGTTCAGCGGCGGCGAAGGCGAACTCACCGCGGAGCGGATCAACCAGTTCTGCCGCCAGCACCTCGCCGACTACAAATGCCCGCGCCACATGGTCGTAGTGGACGAGCTACCGAAGAACGCCATGGCCAAGGTCATGAAAAACGAACTCCGACAGCGCTTCCGAGATCACCTGTTCGATCAAGGGGCCGAAAACAAATGA
- a CDS encoding DUF6262 family protein: MPADNSIHLIHAAQQRHEHTRAKAIAAMHELDRTGALLTFESVARHAGVSRSWIYTQTDLKDEIRRLRTQHRPEPSTPLPARQRASDDSPRQRLEIANRRNRELADENRRLRRQLACALGQLRDDTGRHHEPTHRDSVTIGPC, translated from the coding sequence ATGCCGGCTGACAACAGCATCCACCTCATCCACGCCGCCCAGCAGCGGCACGAACACACCCGCGCCAAGGCCATCGCTGCGATGCACGAACTCGACCGGACCGGCGCCCTGCTCACCTTCGAATCCGTCGCCCGCCACGCCGGTGTCTCCCGCTCGTGGATCTACACCCAAACCGACCTCAAAGACGAGATCCGCCGGCTCCGCACCCAACACCGACCCGAGCCAAGCACACCGTTACCCGCCCGACAACGCGCCAGCGACGACTCCCCGCGGCAGCGCCTCGAAATCGCCAACCGCCGCAACCGCGAACTCGCCGACGAGAACCGGCGGCTACGCCGCCAACTGGCGTGCGCCCTTGGCCAACTCCGCGACGACACCGGCCGACATCATGAACCGACGCATCGCGATTCGGTAACAATCGGGCCGTGCTAA
- a CDS encoding thiolase family protein gives MARDVYVIGVGMAPFGQPDANAADLGFGAGVNALGDAGIGFDEVGYLYNGYIGAGLLTGVTLAKDLGLTGIPITHVENASATGSCAFHEAVQVVAGGSVDIAMALGFDDLNRATRAIGGSKPGIGQVILPAAFFAMWATRRMHEVGTTVETFAAIAAKNWNHARLNPYAQRRADHEVTVEEILASRMISYPHTSKMACAAGSGAAAAIVASREAAERVAGSRPLVKVVASQQQSEQFVDGHIFMGAVVGPGELTAATAKAAYDEAGVGPADLDLAHVHDAFPIEELMYYELLGVCAAGEGDKLVSEGATSLGGRIPFSTDGGLIGRGHPGGPTGLAQIWDVTRQLRGEAGPLQVEGARTGLAHMMGAGSVCVIHILQAGR, from the coding sequence ATGGCCCGCGACGTCTATGTGATCGGCGTGGGGATGGCCCCGTTCGGCCAGCCGGACGCCAACGCGGCCGACTTGGGCTTCGGGGCCGGTGTCAACGCGCTCGGTGACGCCGGCATCGGCTTCGATGAAGTCGGCTACCTCTACAACGGCTACATCGGCGCCGGTCTGCTCACGGGTGTCACCCTTGCGAAGGATCTCGGGCTTACCGGCATCCCGATCACCCACGTCGAGAACGCGTCGGCCACCGGATCGTGCGCCTTCCATGAGGCGGTCCAGGTGGTGGCGGGGGGGAGCGTCGATATCGCGATGGCGCTAGGGTTTGACGACCTCAATCGCGCCACTCGAGCTATCGGGGGCAGCAAGCCCGGCATTGGCCAGGTGATCCTCCCGGCGGCGTTTTTCGCCATGTGGGCGACACGTCGCATGCACGAAGTGGGCACGACGGTCGAGACCTTCGCCGCCATCGCGGCAAAGAATTGGAACCATGCGCGGCTGAATCCCTACGCGCAACGTCGGGCCGACCATGAGGTCACCGTCGAAGAGATCCTCGCCTCGCGCATGATTTCCTACCCGCACACTTCGAAGATGGCCTGCGCCGCTGGCTCTGGGGCTGCGGCCGCGATCGTCGCGAGCCGCGAGGCGGCAGAGCGCGTGGCCGGTTCACGCCCGCTGGTGAAGGTGGTCGCCAGCCAGCAGCAGTCCGAGCAGTTCGTTGACGGCCACATTTTCATGGGTGCGGTCGTCGGTCCGGGCGAGCTCACCGCGGCCACGGCAAAGGCCGCCTACGACGAGGCCGGTGTCGGGCCGGCCGACCTCGACCTCGCCCACGTGCACGACGCATTCCCCATCGAGGAACTGATGTATTACGAGCTGCTCGGGGTGTGCGCGGCTGGGGAGGGGGACAAGCTCGTCTCCGAGGGCGCGACCAGCCTGGGTGGTCGTATCCCGTTCTCGACCGACGGCGGGCTGATCGGGCGCGGTCATCCCGGTGGGCCGACCGGCCTGGCCCAGATCTGGGATGTGACACGGCAGCTGCGGGGCGAGGCGGGCCCGCTGCAGGTCGAAGGCGCTCGAACCGGGCTTGCTCACATGATGGGCGCGGGCTCGGTCTGTGTCATCCACATCCTGCAGGCCGGGCGGTGA
- a CDS encoding long-chain fatty acid--CoA ligase, with protein MQSTMQDVPLSVTSIVKHANSIHADRRVVTPTESGYRAATYGEVGRRVGQLANALHDLGVTGDQRVATFQWSNQEHLEAYCAVPSMGAVLHTLNIRLTAEQLGYIANHADDNIVIVDMSLAPLLARSLPAISSVHTVIAVGEGDPEPLRAAGKAVVSYEDLISTHPTEFDWPELDETSASAMCYTSGTTGNPKGVVYSHRSTYLHSLAVCTGNGLGIAEADRILAIVPMFQANAWGLIYAALMAGAELVLPHRWLQPGALVAIIEDTRPTVAGAVPTIWNDVRHFLGCEPGHDISSLRLVACGGSAVPVSLMRGFERDHGVPIVQAWGMTETSPLATVAKPPTGLDEDQQWALRATQGRPICGVEIRLRNDQDRTLPCNGEAVGEIQARGPWVTGSYFRDDDADKFDQGWLRTGDVGHVDEHGFLTLTDRAKDVIKSGGEWISSVELENLLIAHSGVHEAAVIGVPDEKWQERPLALVVVKPGADITPDELRAFLDGKVATWWIPERWAFVPEIPRTSVGKYDKKVLRACYTAGDYNIVEFV; from the coding sequence ATGCAAAGCACTATGCAAGACGTTCCGCTTTCTGTGACATCGATCGTCAAGCATGCCAACTCCATTCACGCCGACCGCCGCGTCGTCACACCGACCGAGTCGGGCTACCGGGCCGCGACCTACGGCGAGGTCGGCCGGCGGGTCGGTCAGTTAGCTAATGCGCTGCATGACCTTGGCGTCACCGGCGATCAGCGTGTGGCTACCTTCCAGTGGAGCAACCAGGAACACTTGGAGGCCTATTGTGCGGTGCCGTCGATGGGCGCGGTGTTGCACACGCTCAATATTCGTCTTACCGCCGAGCAGCTTGGCTACATCGCCAACCACGCCGACGACAACATCGTCATCGTCGACATGTCGTTAGCGCCGCTACTTGCGCGTTCTTTGCCGGCCATATCGTCGGTGCACACGGTGATTGCGGTCGGTGAGGGCGATCCCGAGCCGCTACGGGCGGCCGGCAAGGCCGTCGTTTCGTACGAAGACCTGATCTCGACACATCCCACCGAGTTCGACTGGCCTGAACTCGATGAGACGTCGGCCTCGGCGATGTGCTACACCAGCGGCACCACCGGAAACCCCAAGGGCGTGGTCTACAGCCACCGATCCACCTACCTGCATTCACTGGCCGTCTGCACTGGCAACGGGTTGGGCATCGCTGAAGCCGACCGCATCTTGGCTATCGTGCCGATGTTTCAAGCCAATGCGTGGGGCCTTATCTATGCCGCGCTGATGGCGGGGGCCGAACTGGTACTCCCGCACCGATGGCTACAACCTGGAGCGCTGGTGGCCATCATCGAGGACACCCGCCCGACCGTGGCCGGTGCGGTGCCCACAATCTGGAATGACGTCCGGCACTTCCTGGGCTGCGAGCCCGGTCATGACATCTCGTCGCTGCGTCTGGTCGCGTGCGGCGGATCGGCGGTACCGGTGTCACTGATGCGCGGCTTCGAACGCGACCACGGCGTACCGATCGTGCAGGCGTGGGGAATGACCGAAACCTCGCCGCTGGCCACGGTGGCCAAACCGCCGACTGGGCTCGACGAAGACCAACAGTGGGCGCTGCGTGCCACCCAGGGCCGCCCGATATGCGGCGTGGAAATCCGGCTGCGCAACGACCAGGATCGCACCCTGCCGTGCAACGGAGAAGCGGTCGGCGAGATCCAAGCCCGCGGGCCGTGGGTAACTGGCTCTTATTTTCGCGACGACGACGCCGACAAGTTCGACCAGGGGTGGCTGCGCACTGGCGATGTCGGCCACGTCGACGAGCATGGCTTCTTGACGCTGACCGACCGTGCCAAAGACGTCATCAAGTCCGGCGGGGAGTGGATTTCGTCGGTCGAATTGGAGAATTTGCTGATCGCCCATTCCGGGGTACATGAAGCCGCGGTCATCGGTGTGCCCGACGAGAAGTGGCAGGAGCGTCCACTCGCTCTAGTGGTGGTCAAACCCGGCGCCGATATCACGCCAGATGAGCTACGTGCCTTCTTAGACGGCAAAGTCGCTACGTGGTGGATCCCGGAGCGCTGGGCCTTCGTCCCCGAAATCCCGCGAACCAGCGTCGGTAAATACGACAAGAAAGTGCTTCGGGCATGTTACACCGCCGGTGACTACAACATCGTGGAATTCGTCTAG
- a CDS encoding R2-like ligand-binding oxidase: MATTRYHSLGAGGLNWESVPLRLFAGGIAKLWDPANIDFSRDSADWEALSDRERVYVTRLCAGFIAGEEAVTQDIQPFMAAMRAEGRLGDEMYLTQFAFEEAKHTQAFRLWLDAVGVRDDLHSFLDQTPAYRQLFDEELHESLNTLYVDPSPAAQVRASVTYNHIIEGMLALTGYYAWHKICVEHGILPGMQQLIRHIGDDERRHMAWGTFTCRRHVAADDTNWTVFETRMNELIPLGQRLIDEGSALYGDDIPFNLSIDEMRTYATDKGMRRFSTISSARGRPPEEIDLDYSPLQLEDTFADEDARVLAGSA; encoded by the coding sequence ATGGCAACCACACGTTACCATTCGCTGGGTGCCGGCGGGCTGAACTGGGAAAGCGTGCCACTCAGGCTGTTCGCTGGCGGCATCGCCAAACTCTGGGACCCCGCCAATATCGACTTCTCCCGCGACAGCGCCGATTGGGAGGCGCTTTCCGACCGCGAACGCGTGTACGTCACCCGATTGTGCGCGGGCTTCATTGCCGGAGAGGAAGCAGTCACCCAGGACATCCAGCCGTTCATGGCCGCAATGCGGGCCGAAGGCCGGCTCGGCGACGAGATGTACTTGACGCAGTTTGCGTTCGAGGAAGCCAAACACACCCAGGCGTTCCGCTTGTGGCTCGATGCCGTCGGGGTGCGCGACGACTTACATAGTTTCCTCGATCAAACTCCGGCATACCGGCAGTTGTTCGACGAGGAACTTCACGAATCGCTCAACACGCTCTATGTGGATCCCTCGCCGGCTGCCCAGGTTCGCGCTTCGGTGACGTACAACCACATCATCGAGGGCATGTTGGCGCTGACCGGCTACTACGCCTGGCACAAGATCTGCGTGGAGCACGGCATTCTTCCCGGCATGCAGCAGCTGATTCGGCACATCGGCGACGACGAGCGACGCCACATGGCATGGGGCACTTTCACCTGCCGGCGCCACGTCGCTGCCGACGACACCAATTGGACGGTGTTCGAAACGCGCATGAACGAACTCATTCCGCTGGGGCAGCGCCTGATCGACGAGGGTTCTGCACTGTATGGCGACGACATACCCTTCAATCTGTCAATCGACGAGATGAGGACCTATGCCACCGACAAGGGGATGCGCCGGTTCAGCACGATCAGCAGCGCCCGCGGGCGACCGCCCGAGGAAATCGACCTCGACTACTCGCCACTGCAGCTGGAGGACACCTTCGCGGACGAGGACGCGAGGGTGCTGGCCGGTTCGGCCTGA
- a CDS encoding SDR family oxidoreductase: protein MAELSFDGRVAIVTGAGNGLGKEHAMLLASRGARVLVNDLGGSVAGVGADLTAAEAVAQEIEAAGGIAVADGHSVATREGGAAIVQAALDAFGRVDIVVNNAGILRDKSFHNLTPELLDPVIDVHLYGTIWVTQPAFLRMREQGYGRIVNTSSAAGIFGNFGQTNYGAAKMGVIGFTRVLAQEGAKYNIKVNAIAPMARTRMTEELLGPIAKKLDPALVAPVVAYLCHESCDLTSRIFSVGGGRVAEIFISVTKGFSSPTLDIEAVQDNLEAICDREGYQTPTQANDEIGLVLQALG from the coding sequence GTGGCTGAGCTTAGCTTCGACGGGAGGGTCGCCATCGTGACCGGGGCGGGAAACGGTCTCGGCAAGGAGCATGCGATGCTGCTTGCATCACGCGGCGCGCGCGTGTTGGTGAACGATCTCGGCGGCAGCGTCGCCGGCGTCGGCGCGGACCTGACCGCGGCGGAGGCCGTCGCTCAGGAGATCGAAGCCGCCGGCGGTATCGCGGTCGCCGATGGTCACAGCGTGGCGACCCGAGAAGGTGGGGCGGCCATCGTGCAGGCGGCTCTCGACGCCTTCGGGCGGGTCGACATCGTCGTCAACAACGCGGGCATCCTGCGCGACAAGTCCTTCCACAATCTCACGCCGGAGCTACTCGATCCGGTGATCGATGTCCATCTCTACGGCACCATCTGGGTGACCCAGCCGGCGTTCCTCAGGATGCGCGAGCAGGGCTACGGCCGGATCGTCAACACCTCCTCCGCCGCCGGGATTTTCGGCAACTTCGGTCAGACCAACTACGGGGCCGCGAAGATGGGGGTCATCGGCTTCACACGGGTGCTCGCCCAGGAAGGCGCGAAGTACAACATCAAGGTGAACGCGATCGCGCCGATGGCGCGGACCCGGATGACCGAGGAACTCCTCGGGCCGATCGCCAAGAAGCTGGACCCGGCACTGGTCGCCCCGGTCGTCGCGTATCTCTGCCATGAATCCTGCGATCTCACGTCGAGGATCTTCTCCGTTGGGGGCGGGCGAGTGGCCGAGATCTTCATCAGTGTGACGAAGGGCTTCTCATCGCCGACGCTCGATATCGAAGCGGTCCAGGACAACCTTGAGGCGATCTGCGACCGAGAGGGATACCAGACTCCAACGCAGGCCAACGACGAGATCGGCCTCGTGCTTCAAGCGCTCGGCTGA
- a CDS encoding transposase: protein MLTAKRYPSPTASWTPSTTQTCRSQQLPRPELQITIESLNARYRRAIKARGHFPSEAAALKCLYMVTRSLDPKGTGQQRWAVRWKPALNAFAVTFANRMPDLNRG, encoded by the coding sequence GTGCTAACCGCCAAGCGATATCCATCTCCAACCGCGTCATGGACACCCTCCACGACACAAACCTGCAGGTCACAACAGCTACCGCGGCCAGAACTCCAGATAACAATCGAGTCACTCAACGCCCGCTACCGACGGGCGATCAAGGCTCGCGGCCATTTCCCCTCGGAGGCCGCGGCGCTGAAGTGCCTGTATATGGTGACTCGCTCCCTCGATCCCAAGGGCACCGGCCAGCAACGCTGGGCGGTCCGCTGGAAGCCCGCTTTGAACGCGTTCGCAGTAACATTCGCCAACAGAATGCCCGACCTCAACCGAGGATAG
- a CDS encoding integrase catalytic domain-containing protein, with protein sequence MRIKGISTTKPSPLLRNSIAIRTCADEAPEAPRVIEADTVAHCGPTLIGEFARTLTMTDLVIGWTENFSIRNNASKWITAGIDELQQRFPFDLVIFALDCGGEFINHEVAAWLQTRDIAQTHSRPYQKNDQAHVESKNNHVVRKHAFYWRYDTSEELELLNRLWKLVSLRCNFFTPTKKPIGYSTTAASRRTRIYDTPATPWQRLQESGILDAQQLSHVSARIEGINPADLTRQINTIQMQLLDLAKTKTDALAAARHIDLEALQPSIDRLAKAK encoded by the coding sequence ATGCGCATCAAGGGCATCTCGACGACCAAACCGTCGCCGCTGCTGCGTAACTCGATCGCCATCCGTACCTGCGCCGATGAGGCACCTGAGGCCCCGAGGGTGATCGAGGCCGATACCGTGGCGCACTGCGGCCCGACATTGATCGGCGAGTTCGCCCGCACGCTGACGATGACCGACCTGGTGATCGGCTGGACCGAGAACTTCTCGATCCGCAACAACGCCTCGAAGTGGATCACGGCCGGCATCGACGAGCTGCAACAGCGGTTCCCGTTCGATCTGGTGATTTTCGCTTTGGACTGCGGCGGTGAGTTCATCAATCACGAGGTCGCCGCCTGGCTGCAGACCCGCGACATCGCCCAGACCCACTCGCGGCCGTACCAGAAGAACGACCAAGCGCACGTGGAGTCAAAAAACAACCACGTGGTGCGCAAACACGCGTTCTACTGGCGCTACGACACCTCCGAGGAGCTGGAGCTGCTCAACCGGCTGTGGAAGCTGGTGTCGCTGCGGTGCAACTTCTTCACCCCGACGAAAAAGCCCATCGGCTACAGCACCACCGCGGCCAGTCGCCGCACGCGCATCTACGACACGCCGGCCACGCCGTGGCAACGTCTGCAGGAATCGGGAATACTTGATGCGCAACAGCTTTCGCATGTGTCCGCCCGAATCGAGGGCATCAACCCGGCCGATTTGACCCGGCAGATCAACACCATCCAAATGCAGCTACTGGACCTGGCCAAGACCAAGACCGACGCCCTTGCCGCCGCCCGCCACATCGACCTGGAAGCATTGCAACCGTCAATCGACCGATTGGCCAAGGCGAAGTAG
- a CDS encoding acyl-CoA dehydrogenase family protein, whose amino-acid sequence MDFMLSPEQDDFRQTIQQFVTELSPLAKVRQAVTTAPGYDIDLWSRMSRELGLPSLLVPEEYGGAAATMIEAAVAIEELGRGIVPCPLFATVALGVAPILIAASQEQKRELLPEIAAGARTVTTAINEPGCVDGFGAVAMRAATNGDAVTLSGTKIHVIDGHSADTLLVLALPPGDSAEPALYLVDGNAVGLTRTRVETLDITRPLATLTFDAVSAVPLAGAHGVAPIRRALDVAKTLLAAEMVGGTEGAMTMSVEYAKVRHQFNRPIGSFQAIKHRCAEMAIELDSARAVTLYAAHLAAEESADLAKAAPIAVATAAAGFDFTASWNVQIHGGIGFTWEHDAHLYYRRAKADRVLLGSVREQWLEVADRIGL is encoded by the coding sequence ATGGATTTCATGCTCAGTCCAGAACAGGACGATTTCCGCCAGACTATACAGCAGTTCGTTACCGAACTGTCACCGCTGGCCAAGGTTCGCCAGGCGGTAACAACTGCGCCGGGATATGACATCGACCTTTGGTCTCGCATGAGTCGGGAACTGGGGCTGCCGAGTCTGCTCGTACCGGAGGAGTACGGCGGTGCGGCAGCAACGATGATCGAGGCTGCTGTCGCCATCGAGGAGCTTGGACGCGGCATCGTGCCGTGCCCGCTGTTCGCGACCGTCGCGCTCGGTGTCGCGCCGATCTTGATCGCGGCCAGCCAGGAGCAGAAGAGAGAACTGCTTCCAGAGATAGCCGCGGGCGCTCGTACAGTCACGACTGCTATCAATGAACCGGGTTGCGTTGACGGCTTCGGTGCTGTAGCCATGCGAGCGGCGACAAATGGCGACGCCGTCACGCTGTCTGGGACCAAGATTCATGTGATCGACGGCCATAGTGCGGACACCCTGCTGGTGCTCGCTCTGCCGCCCGGTGACTCCGCTGAGCCGGCATTGTACCTCGTTGACGGTAACGCCGTCGGCCTCACCCGTACACGCGTCGAGACCCTGGACATCACCCGACCGCTGGCCACCCTGACCTTCGACGCCGTCTCTGCGGTTCCCTTGGCTGGCGCGCACGGCGTCGCGCCCATACGCCGTGCGTTAGATGTCGCGAAGACGTTACTCGCAGCGGAGATGGTTGGTGGCACCGAGGGCGCTATGACCATGTCCGTCGAATACGCCAAGGTGCGTCACCAGTTCAATCGGCCCATCGGCTCCTTCCAGGCGATCAAGCACCGATGCGCCGAGATGGCAATCGAACTGGACAGTGCTCGTGCAGTCACTCTCTACGCGGCTCATCTGGCAGCGGAGGAGAGCGCTGACCTCGCCAAGGCGGCCCCCATTGCCGTGGCAACCGCCGCGGCCGGATTTGACTTCACCGCATCGTGGAATGTGCAGATTCACGGCGGGATCGGGTTCACCTGGGAGCACGACGCACACCTCTACTACCGGCGGGCGAAAGCCGACCGGGTACTGCTGGGCTCAGTACGCGAGCAATGGCTCGAGGTCGCTGACCGCATCGGGCTCTAA